The Pleurodeles waltl isolate 20211129_DDA chromosome 6, aPleWal1.hap1.20221129, whole genome shotgun sequence genome has a segment encoding these proteins:
- the NR1D1 gene encoding nuclear receptor subfamily 1 group D member 1, which yields MTSLDSSNTGGVITYIGSSGSSPSRTSPVSLYSENSNNSFQSASQAYQPYFPPSPTGSLTHESRTAYGHGSGSGEEGSPPSSNSSYSFGGSPGALQVAVDDGSRVSPSKTSSSITKLNGMVLLCKVCGDVASGFHYGVHACEGCKGFFRRSIQQNIQYKKCLKNENCSIIRINRNRCQQCRFKKCLSVGMSRDAVRFGRIPKREKQRMLAEMQSAMNNMANKQMTGHYQGEVPTPVHHQQPPTLSLAPCPQPPPPPPSLQPSPAGSFQECFPQFPQQLTPPRSPSPEGKVEDVIGQVARAHKEIFIYAHDKLNQPGHPLACNNNTLTWENNHCGTGYHINGVNTAYHRDNNATGSPKNGFHSTHYPSWHGCHQNNASGHRMCPTNMHEGGTPGPQGCQWRRTKDELLACPMNMHPHGRSGRSVQEIWEDFSLSFTPAVREVVEFAKHIPGFRDLSQHDQVTLLKAGTFEVLMVRFASLFNVKEQTVTFMSGATYSLEELRGMGMGELLNSMFEFSEKLGSLILTEEELGLFTAVVLVSADRSGMENSASVEQLQETLIRALRALVLKNKPSETSRFTKLLLKLPDLRTLNNMHSEKLLSFRVDAL from the exons ATGACCAGCCTGGATTCCAGTAACACAG GTGGAGTCATCACCTACATTGGCTCCAGCGGTTCATCCCCCAGCCGGACCAGCCCAGTCTCTCTGTACAGTGAGAACTCCAACAATAGCTTCCAGTCTGCCTCGCAGGCCTACCAGCCTTACTTTCCACCCTCTCCCACCGGTTCACTCACCCACGAATCCCGCACTGCCTACGGACATGGTTCTGGCTCCGGAGAAGAGGGCTCCCCGCCATCTTCCAATTCTTCGTACAGCTTTGGAGGGTCTCCCGGAGCTCTGCAGGTTGCAGTAGATGACGGGAGCAGGGTGTCCCCCAGCAAGACGTCTAGCAGCATCACAA AGCTGAATGGGATGGTGCTTCTTTGCAAGGTTTGCGGTGACGTGGCCTCGGGATTTCATTATGGCGTTCATGCCTGTGAAGGGTGTAAG gGTTTCTTTCGGCGAAGTATCCAGCAGAACATCCAATACAAAAAGTGCCTGAAAAATGAAAACTGTTCGATCATCCGGATCAACCGGAACCGCTGCCAGCAGTGCCGCTTCAAGAAGTGCCTCTCCGTGGGCATGTCCCGGGACG CTGTGCGTTTCGGGCGCATCCCCAAGCGCGAGAAGCAGCGCATGTTGGCAGAGATGCAAAGCGCCATGAACAACATGGCCAACAAGCAGATGACCGGGCACTACCAGGGCGAGGTCCCCACTCCGGTACATCATCAGCagccccccaccctgagccttGCTCCGTGTCCCCAGCCGCCGCCGCCACCGccgtccctccagcccagcccggcCGGCTCCTTCCAGGAGTGCTTCCCGCAGTTCCCCCAGCAGCTGACCCCGCCGCGCTCTCCCAGCCCCGAAGGGAAGGTGGAAGATGTCATCGGCCAGGTGGCCAGAGCGCACAAGGAAATCTTCATCTACGCCCACGACAAGCTGAACCAGCCCGGGCACCCCCTGGCCTGCAACAACAACACGCTTACCTGGGAGAACAACCACTGCGGCACCGGCTACCACATCAACGGGGTCAACACCGCCTACCACCGGGACAACAACGCCACCGGCTCCCCGAAGAACGGCTTCCACTCCACCCACTACCCCAGCTGGCACGGCTGCCATCAAAACAACGCCAGCGGGCATCGCATGTGCCCCACCAATATGCATGAGGGCGGAACGCCTGGCCCGCAGGGCTGCCAGTGGCGGAGGACCAAAGACGAACTTCTG GCGTGCCCCATGAACATGCATCCTCATGGCAGGAGCGGCCGCAGTGTGCAGGAGATCTGGGAGGACTTCTCGCTCAGTTTCACGCCAGCGGTGCGTGAGGTGGTGGAGTTTGCAAAGCACATCCCAGGCTTCCGGGACCTATCGCAGCATGACCAAGTCACTCTGTTGAAAGCAGGCACCTTTGAG GTGCTGATGGTGAGGTTTGCATCCTTGTTCAATGTGAAAGAGCAGACGGTGACATTCATGAGCGGAGCCACTTACAGCCTGGAGGAGCTGCGGGGCATGGGTATGGgcgagctcctaaactccatgtTCGAGTTTAGTGAGAAGTTGGGTTCCCTGATCCTGACCGAGGAGGAGCTGGGCCTCTTCACGGCCGTGGTGCTAGTCTCAGCAG ATCGCTCAGGGATGGAGAACTCTGCCTCGGTGGAGCAGCTGCAGGAGACGCTGATCCGCGCGCTGCGGGCCCTCGTCCTCAAAAACAAGCCCAGCGAAACGTCGCGTTTCACCAAGCTGCTGCTCAAGCTGCCCGACCTGCGAACCTTGAACAACATGCACTCGGAGAAGCTGCTCTCCTTCCGGGTGGACGCGCTCTGA